The following are encoded together in the Myxococcales bacterium genome:
- a CDS encoding PEGA domain-containing protein, whose amino-acid sequence MARKLFTFLLVVALSCVVAVAGAQKKKGGKKPKPAASAQPAEEAPKAPAAPEPDPAEQKKAEARTHFERALSLFDEEAWDAALVEFARSRELYPTRAATKNSAICLRRLHRFDEALDMFDVLLREFPDLPAQDKSLVEREVSELRSRVGTVDIHLTEPGASIVIDGRNRGKSPTAGPLRVSVGSHVVRVFKRGYSPFEQRVDVSSGQNVPLEVKLSALTQSGTLKVSEKSGKNAEVLVDNVVVGRTPWEGPLPRGDHTVQLKGEDKLGTEPSLAVVKLGRDTVLTLELENLESELRVEPKPAGATVSVNGVSVGRGIWDGRLRSGSHKVELSGEGFLSAERQVSLKAGQRAVVAVTLERDPESPLWRVDSPPAIALELDVGALVSPTLGGDLDDSCSGDCKKSLSQGFVGFAHLGYDVSSKVTLSLDVGYLAIRQKISGRDAEITPLGRPANPGTAFDTLWLRGVALGASFGFRTGPRWPVTVRVGAGALVAGLTDTRDGRFDTNPNASGQSARYTIDSVEESIPARYFYAAPELRVGRRMGNSELSFGVQGLLLFALTQPKWKDKSPVLTGNCSSVGSGCVTDGEGTFGEQAVAGKMLLLIAPQLGFRHDF is encoded by the coding sequence ATGGCGCGAAAGCTCTTCACGTTCCTCCTCGTGGTTGCTTTGTCCTGTGTGGTCGCCGTCGCCGGGGCGCAAAAGAAGAAGGGCGGAAAGAAGCCCAAGCCCGCAGCCAGCGCCCAGCCGGCGGAAGAAGCACCCAAAGCGCCGGCAGCACCCGAGCCCGATCCCGCCGAACAGAAGAAGGCCGAAGCGCGCACGCATTTCGAGCGGGCCTTGTCGCTGTTCGACGAAGAGGCTTGGGACGCGGCGCTGGTCGAGTTCGCTCGGTCGCGCGAGCTGTATCCGACGCGCGCCGCCACCAAGAACTCGGCCATCTGCCTGCGCCGCCTGCATCGCTTCGACGAGGCGCTCGACATGTTCGATGTGCTCTTGCGCGAGTTCCCCGACTTGCCCGCTCAGGACAAGAGCCTGGTGGAGCGCGAGGTGTCGGAGCTCCGTTCTCGCGTGGGCACCGTCGACATTCATCTGACCGAACCCGGAGCCAGCATCGTCATCGACGGCCGAAATCGCGGAAAGAGCCCGACGGCGGGCCCCCTGCGTGTCTCCGTCGGCTCGCACGTCGTCCGCGTCTTCAAGCGTGGCTACTCCCCGTTCGAGCAGCGCGTCGACGTCAGCAGCGGGCAGAACGTGCCACTCGAGGTCAAACTCTCCGCGCTGACCCAGTCCGGCACGCTGAAGGTCTCCGAGAAGAGCGGGAAGAACGCCGAGGTGTTGGTCGACAACGTGGTCGTCGGGCGAACGCCTTGGGAGGGCCCGTTGCCACGTGGAGACCACACGGTCCAGTTGAAGGGCGAGGACAAGCTGGGCACCGAGCCGAGCTTGGCCGTGGTCAAGCTGGGCCGAGACACCGTGCTCACCCTGGAGCTCGAGAACCTGGAGAGCGAGCTCCGCGTCGAGCCGAAGCCCGCCGGGGCAACGGTCTCGGTCAATGGTGTCTCAGTCGGCCGCGGCATCTGGGACGGGAGGCTGCGGTCAGGCAGCCACAAGGTGGAGCTCAGTGGCGAGGGTTTCCTGAGCGCCGAGCGGCAGGTGTCGCTCAAAGCGGGGCAGCGTGCGGTGGTCGCCGTCACCCTCGAGCGCGATCCGGAGTCACCACTCTGGCGGGTCGACAGTCCACCGGCCATTGCTCTCGAGTTGGACGTGGGCGCGCTGGTCAGCCCGACGCTCGGCGGCGACCTCGACGACAGCTGCAGCGGTGATTGCAAGAAGTCGCTCAGCCAGGGCTTCGTCGGCTTCGCACACCTCGGCTACGACGTGAGCTCGAAGGTCACGCTCTCCCTCGATGTCGGCTACCTGGCCATCCGCCAAAAAATCTCCGGACGCGACGCGGAGATCACACCGCTCGGTCGGCCGGCGAACCCGGGCACGGCGTTCGACACGCTGTGGCTCAGAGGCGTTGCGCTGGGGGCTTCATTCGGATTTCGCACGGGTCCCCGCTGGCCCGTCACCGTCCGGGTCGGCGCCGGCGCGCTCGTCGCAGGGCTGACGGACACTCGAGACGGTCGCTTCGATACGAATCCCAACGCCAGTGGGCAGTCTGCGCGTTACACCATCGACAGCGTCGAAGAGTCGATCCCCGCGCGCTACTTCTATGCGGCGCCGGAGCTGCGGGTCGGGCGGCGCATGGGGAACTCCGAGCTGTCCTTTGGCGTCCAGGGCTTGCTGCTCTTTGCCCTGACCCAGCCCAAGTGGAAGGACAAGAGCCCAGTGCTCACCGGCAACTGCTCCAGCGTCGGCTCGGGCTGTGTCACGGATGGCGAGGGCACCTTCGGCGAGCAGGCAGTGGCCGGAAAGATGCTGCTCCTGATCGCGCCGCAGCTCGGATTCCGCCACGATTTCTGA
- a CDS encoding IgGFc-binding protein, giving the protein MRKLLGVAVFWTFVVVGSLFGCSSAGGGGGGNGATGNAGGVGGNGGSGNTGAITFGGNGGSINVGGGGTAGSGGQFVGDPKTCAQAGQAKTYIGCDFWPTVVANNVWSIFDFAVVVANAGDTPADVVVERNGQQIVTGSVAPNGLEKFYLPWVPELKGPDANSTGSATPLSQSVRSPGGAYHLTSSVPVTVYQFNALEYKGQGGPTGKSWASCPGSSSGIGCFSFSNDASLLLPTTALTGNYRITGQKGWVAPGLNMGPYFAVTGTADNTTVTVLTGLGSTIMGGGGIAQTGPGQVMSFSVNRGEVVELLGAATGDLSGTLVQATSPIQVIAGIPCIQSPIGTQACDHIEESVFPAETLGRHYFVAPPTGPLGNAPGHVVRIYGNVDNTNLQYPSGAPAGAPTVIGAGQVVDLGVVKQPFEVLSSDHEFAVGMFQLGAAMVDPVTKAPNQKGDPAQSLATAVEQFRTKYVFLAPDDYDVSYVDVVMPDGANVVIDGSAPAASPTALGSGFSILRAQLSGGVGGAHLLTSDKPVGIQVVGYGSYTSYQYPGGLNLTLIAPPPPPIK; this is encoded by the coding sequence ATGCGGAAGCTCTTGGGCGTCGCGGTCTTCTGGACGTTTGTCGTGGTGGGGTCTCTCTTCGGCTGCTCCAGCGCCGGCGGGGGAGGTGGCGGCAATGGCGCTACCGGCAACGCCGGCGGAGTCGGCGGCAACGGTGGCAGCGGCAACACGGGAGCCATCACCTTCGGCGGCAACGGCGGCAGCATCAACGTGGGCGGCGGCGGCACCGCTGGCAGCGGCGGGCAGTTCGTCGGTGACCCGAAGACGTGCGCGCAGGCCGGGCAAGCCAAGACCTACATTGGTTGTGACTTCTGGCCGACCGTGGTGGCGAACAACGTCTGGTCCATCTTCGACTTTGCGGTCGTCGTGGCCAACGCGGGGGACACACCCGCGGACGTCGTGGTGGAGCGCAACGGGCAGCAAATCGTGACGGGCAGCGTTGCCCCGAACGGTCTCGAGAAGTTCTATCTGCCGTGGGTGCCGGAGCTGAAGGGGCCGGACGCGAACTCGACCGGCTCGGCGACACCGCTCAGCCAATCGGTGCGCTCGCCCGGCGGCGCCTACCACCTGACGAGCTCGGTCCCCGTGACCGTCTATCAGTTCAATGCCCTCGAGTACAAAGGTCAGGGCGGGCCCACCGGCAAGAGCTGGGCGTCGTGTCCCGGAAGCTCCAGCGGCATCGGTTGTTTCTCGTTCTCGAACGACGCTTCGCTGCTCTTGCCGACCACAGCGCTCACCGGCAACTACCGCATCACGGGCCAGAAGGGCTGGGTCGCGCCAGGCCTGAACATGGGGCCGTACTTCGCCGTGACCGGCACCGCCGACAACACGACGGTGACCGTGCTCACGGGTCTCGGTTCGACCATCATGGGCGGCGGTGGCATCGCCCAGACGGGGCCCGGCCAGGTCATGAGCTTCAGCGTCAATCGCGGCGAGGTCGTGGAATTGCTGGGCGCGGCTACGGGCGATCTGAGCGGCACCCTCGTGCAGGCGACCTCTCCGATCCAGGTCATCGCCGGCATCCCCTGCATCCAGTCGCCCATCGGCACGCAGGCCTGTGATCACATCGAGGAGAGCGTGTTCCCCGCAGAGACGCTGGGCCGGCACTACTTCGTAGCTCCGCCGACCGGGCCTCTGGGCAACGCCCCGGGTCACGTCGTGCGCATCTACGGCAACGTCGACAACACGAACCTTCAGTACCCGAGCGGCGCGCCGGCCGGCGCACCGACCGTGATCGGCGCAGGTCAGGTGGTGGATCTCGGAGTCGTCAAACAACCCTTCGAGGTGCTCAGCTCGGATCACGAGTTCGCCGTCGGCATGTTCCAGCTCGGAGCCGCGATGGTCGATCCCGTGACGAAAGCTCCGAATCAGAAGGGTGATCCGGCCCAGAGCCTGGCCACCGCCGTCGAGCAGTTCCGCACGAAGTACGTATTCCTGGCCCCGGACGACTACGACGTGAGCTACGTCGACGTCGTGATGCCCGATGGCGCCAACGTGGTCATCGACGGCTCGGCGCCGGCCGCGTCGCCGACCGCGCTCGGCAGCGGATTCTCGATCTTGCGCGCTCAGCTGAGCGGTGGTGTCGGTGGCGCTCACCTCCTGACCAGCGACAAACCCGTCGGCATCCAGGTCGTGGGTTACGGCAGCTACACCAGCTACCAGTACCCAGGTGGGCTCAACCTGACGCTGATCGCGCCGCCGCCTCCGCCCATCAAGTAA
- a CDS encoding serine/threonine protein kinase yields MTDEARGGTLKLDTDGFDMATTMVAKDSGDSEPRTVDPSPVSFDPGGRYSARRVLGAGGMGEVRLCGDAWVGREVAMKVMRAGTGSQQGARARFLREARVQGQLEHPSVVPVYDIGRDEGGQEFFTMKRVKGDTLEEIISALRRGDPEGQAKYGRRKLLSAMSQVCNAVAYAHNRGVIHRDLKPANIMLGDFGEVYVLDWGIARIRGAADIDAEAAVVADTEAVPETQVGSVVGTPGYMSPEQARGETNALTPASDVYALGAILFELLSLEALHRGKSLNAVIGSTLTQAPIAPSRWAPDRGIPPELDDICMRSTAIEPEDRFDSARALFDAIEAYLDGERDAERRRELIEQHLANAREALADGADKQKRVEGLRELTRAIALDPTDSAAVAMISDWVLGATDELSPEAEAELKAVELADRRSSSQRSVFGYASWFIGFPLALWMGVKSWLAAGLMTGALSLLTLQTFWIARTGNAGPTHMRRNLILNFVVVGILSTLLGPFVLTPGIAMATSAAYVVSIRANRQTRWLVFGLAFCSVFVPAILGWLGILPPSYLFEDGVLKILPVMLSYTPMPAEIMLVTLTFGQLVLPALILGRSVEALTKAERQNFAQAWRLRQLLPQVPTQPSLPPPAKCIV; encoded by the coding sequence ATGACCGATGAGGCGCGCGGCGGGACGCTGAAGCTCGACACGGACGGCTTCGACATGGCGACGACGATGGTCGCCAAGGACAGCGGCGACTCCGAGCCCCGCACGGTGGACCCGAGCCCCGTCTCGTTCGACCCCGGGGGCCGCTACAGCGCTCGCCGAGTGCTCGGCGCCGGCGGCATGGGGGAAGTGCGCCTGTGCGGGGACGCTTGGGTCGGCCGCGAAGTTGCGATGAAGGTGATGCGCGCCGGAACCGGCTCGCAGCAAGGGGCTCGCGCGCGATTTCTCCGGGAGGCGCGGGTGCAAGGGCAGCTCGAGCATCCGAGCGTGGTGCCCGTCTACGACATCGGTCGGGACGAAGGCGGGCAGGAGTTCTTCACGATGAAACGCGTGAAGGGCGACACCCTCGAGGAGATCATCAGCGCGCTGCGACGCGGCGACCCGGAAGGCCAGGCGAAGTACGGCCGCCGCAAGCTGCTGTCGGCGATGAGTCAGGTCTGCAACGCGGTCGCTTATGCCCACAACCGCGGGGTCATCCACCGCGATCTGAAACCTGCCAACATCATGCTGGGAGATTTCGGCGAGGTGTACGTGCTCGACTGGGGCATCGCGCGCATCCGCGGCGCCGCGGACATTGACGCGGAAGCGGCGGTGGTCGCCGACACCGAGGCCGTGCCGGAGACCCAGGTCGGTTCTGTGGTCGGAACCCCCGGATACATGTCGCCGGAGCAGGCTCGGGGCGAGACGAACGCGCTGACCCCTGCTTCCGATGTGTACGCCCTCGGCGCGATTCTCTTCGAGCTGCTCTCACTCGAGGCGCTGCATCGCGGCAAGTCGCTGAACGCCGTGATCGGCTCGACGCTGACTCAGGCGCCGATTGCGCCGAGCCGTTGGGCGCCCGACCGAGGCATTCCGCCGGAGCTCGACGACATTTGTATGCGCTCCACAGCCATCGAGCCAGAGGACCGTTTTGACTCCGCGCGCGCGCTCTTCGACGCGATCGAGGCCTACCTGGACGGTGAGCGAGACGCCGAGCGACGCCGGGAGCTGATCGAACAGCACCTGGCCAACGCCCGGGAGGCGCTGGCCGACGGCGCCGACAAGCAGAAGCGGGTGGAGGGACTGAGGGAGCTCACTCGTGCCATCGCCCTCGACCCCACCGACTCCGCCGCCGTCGCCATGATCAGCGACTGGGTGCTCGGCGCAACCGATGAGCTCTCTCCAGAGGCCGAAGCGGAGCTCAAAGCAGTCGAGCTGGCCGACCGCCGGTCGTCCTCCCAGCGCTCGGTCTTCGGCTACGCCAGCTGGTTCATCGGCTTCCCGCTCGCGCTTTGGATGGGAGTGAAGAGCTGGCTAGCGGCCGGGCTCATGACCGGTGCGCTGTCGCTCCTCACGCTTCAGACCTTCTGGATTGCCCGGACCGGCAACGCTGGACCGACCCACATGCGGCGGAACCTGATCTTGAACTTCGTGGTGGTGGGCATCCTGAGCACCCTGCTCGGCCCGTTCGTGCTGACGCCGGGGATCGCCATGGCCACCTCCGCCGCGTACGTGGTGAGCATCCGCGCCAATCGGCAGACGCGCTGGCTGGTGTTCGGCCTGGCGTTTTGCTCGGTCTTCGTGCCCGCGATCCTGGGCTGGCTCGGCATCTTGCCACCGTCCTACCTGTTCGAGGACGGCGTCCTGAAGATCCTGCCGGTCATGCTGTCCTACACACCGATGCCTGCCGAGATCATGCTGGTCACGCTGACCTTTGGTCAGCTCGTGCTACCCGCGCTCATCCTCGGGCGCTCCGTCGAGGCGCTGACCAAGGCCGAGCGCCAAAACTTCGCTCAGGCCTGGCGCCTGCGGCAACTGCTGCCGCAGGTCCCCACTCAGCCGAGCCTGCCGCCGCCCGCGAAATGCATCGTGTGA
- a CDS encoding arginine N-succinyltransferase produces the protein MPEDEEPILALARHLNTVNLPHDRGHVNRLVEHSKKSFAGEIRSVSHRKFVFVLWDLEENRAVGTSMVVTQLGRRDAPYIYLDVIDEEKYSNTRDEHFLHTVLRIGFSYKGPTEIGGLVVLPKYRAAKDRLGILISYVRFLYIAAHRELFQNEVLAELLPPLESDGTSHLWEALGRRFCNLSYAEADLLSSENKEFIKDLFPSGLIYASLLSKEAQDVIGKVGAQTKGVEKMLKRIGFRYAHRVDPFDGGPHFTAPTDEISLVQETEKRRLVGVASPSERPVAGLCALDQAAPPYFRAVAAGLVYQGKDAVRLPQSVIEHLGLTEGDSVWCLPIRTAS, from the coding sequence TTGCCCGAGGACGAGGAGCCGATCCTGGCGCTTGCGCGCCACTTGAACACCGTCAACCTCCCGCATGACCGCGGGCACGTGAACCGCCTGGTCGAGCACAGCAAGAAGAGCTTTGCCGGGGAAATCCGCAGCGTTTCCCATCGCAAATTCGTGTTTGTGCTCTGGGATCTGGAAGAGAACCGCGCCGTGGGCACGAGCATGGTCGTCACCCAGCTGGGACGCCGCGACGCGCCGTACATCTACCTCGACGTGATAGACGAGGAGAAATACAGCAACACTCGAGACGAGCATTTCTTGCATACCGTGCTGCGCATCGGGTTCTCTTACAAGGGCCCGACCGAGATCGGCGGCCTGGTGGTCTTGCCCAAGTATCGCGCCGCCAAAGACCGACTCGGGATCTTGATCTCGTACGTGCGCTTCCTCTACATCGCGGCCCACCGTGAGCTGTTTCAGAACGAAGTACTCGCGGAGCTCCTTCCGCCGCTCGAGTCCGACGGCACGAGCCACTTGTGGGAGGCCCTCGGCCGGCGCTTCTGCAACCTGAGCTACGCAGAGGCGGATCTCCTGTCGAGCGAGAACAAGGAGTTCATCAAGGATCTCTTCCCCAGCGGGCTGATCTACGCTTCGCTGCTGTCGAAAGAAGCGCAGGACGTCATCGGAAAGGTCGGCGCGCAGACCAAGGGCGTCGAGAAGATGCTCAAGCGCATCGGGTTCCGCTACGCGCACCGGGTGGACCCGTTCGACGGCGGACCTCACTTCACGGCACCGACCGACGAGATTAGCTTGGTTCAAGAGACCGAAAAGCGGCGTCTCGTCGGGGTCGCATCGCCGAGCGAAAGACCCGTTGCCGGGTTATGCGCGCTGGACCAGGCGGCCCCCCCGTACTTCCGGGCCGTAGCGGCCGGACTGGTCTACCAAGGCAAGGACGCAGTTCGCCTACCTCAGAGTGTGATTGAACATCTGGGCCTCACGGAGGGCGACTCCGTCTGGTGTTTGCCCATCCGTACGGCGTCCTGA
- a CDS encoding MoxR family ATPase: MLKRGSVTESFRQFQGTKSYITDPALEAAVNAAVALERPLLVKGEPGTGKTLLATAIADAMGHPMIHWPVKSTTRAQDGLYVYDTVQRLYEARFGDAGPEAVKDIRRYIKLGALGRALSSSERVVLLIDEVDKADLEFPNDLLHELDRMRYFVSETNEEIVARHRPVVVITSNNEKELPDAFLRRCVFHFIDFPEPDLMKRIVRVHHPEVDEALVDQALGAFYDLRAVPRLRKRPSTSELIDWIAVLAKSDVGADRIKSELPFAGVLIKKEQDQVTLAEQRSGRARRW, from the coding sequence GTGCTAAAACGCGGCTCAGTGACCGAGTCATTTCGCCAATTTCAGGGCACCAAGAGCTACATCACCGATCCGGCGCTGGAGGCGGCGGTCAACGCGGCGGTCGCGCTCGAACGTCCATTGCTCGTCAAGGGTGAGCCGGGGACGGGCAAGACGCTGCTGGCTACCGCGATTGCCGATGCCATGGGGCACCCGATGATCCACTGGCCGGTCAAGTCGACCACCCGCGCTCAAGACGGGCTCTACGTCTACGACACGGTGCAGCGGCTGTACGAAGCGCGGTTCGGGGACGCGGGTCCCGAGGCGGTCAAGGACATCCGGCGTTACATCAAGCTGGGTGCGCTCGGACGGGCGCTCTCGTCGTCGGAGCGGGTCGTGCTCCTGATTGACGAGGTAGACAAGGCCGATCTGGAGTTTCCCAACGACTTGCTGCACGAGCTCGATCGAATGCGGTACTTCGTGTCCGAGACGAACGAAGAGATCGTGGCTCGGCATCGCCCCGTCGTGGTGATCACCAGCAACAACGAAAAGGAGCTGCCCGACGCCTTCCTGCGTCGCTGCGTGTTCCATTTCATCGACTTTCCCGAGCCGGACCTGATGAAGCGCATCGTGCGGGTGCACCATCCAGAGGTGGACGAGGCGCTGGTCGACCAGGCGCTCGGCGCGTTCTACGATCTGCGGGCGGTGCCGCGACTGCGCAAGCGCCCGAGCACGAGCGAGCTCATCGATTGGATCGCGGTCCTGGCGAAGAGCGACGTCGGGGCCGACCGCATCAAGAGCGAGCTGCCGTTTGCCGGAGTCCTGATCAAGAAAGAGCAAGATCAGGTGACGCTGGCCGAACAACGCTCGGGCCGCGCCCGGCGCTGGTGA
- a CDS encoding aminotransferase class I/II-fold pyridoxal phosphate-dependent enzyme, whose protein sequence is MKDWSFPRADALPVYAFVATDAMKAKVLGTGADLIDLGLGNPDSPTPQPIVDQLHAAADVGKNHRYHPGRGLPALRKAIAAWYERRYHVSFDLDKETLVTMGAKEGISHLCLAILDRGDTAVVPDPCYPIHEGAPAIAGAAVKGYLVSEGLEPAKAVADSIQALEKAGGSVKLVIANYPHNPTGVVISKPALAELLRVVQRSGAMLLHDAAYADFDFSVRHAPSIFDCGIDSAEVKKFAVEVFSMSKSYNMPGWRIAYMVGNARMLAALSHLKTYMDYGTFIPLQFAAAWALEHGDHLVDEIRELYRSRATALAQGLVKAGWGDVPEPSGTMFVWAKLPRQLAEKTALETTSWLIENAHVAVSPGTGFGPGGTGFVRFALIEDPPRVDEACRRIGAALAKL, encoded by the coding sequence GTGAAAGACTGGTCATTTCCCCGAGCCGACGCCCTGCCCGTGTACGCCTTCGTTGCGACCGACGCCATGAAGGCCAAGGTCCTCGGGACCGGAGCAGACTTGATCGACCTCGGGCTCGGTAACCCCGACAGCCCGACGCCGCAGCCCATCGTCGATCAGCTGCACGCTGCGGCCGACGTGGGCAAGAACCACCGCTATCACCCGGGGCGTGGGCTGCCGGCGCTGCGAAAGGCAATCGCCGCCTGGTACGAACGGCGATATCACGTCAGCTTCGACCTCGACAAAGAGACCCTGGTCACGATGGGTGCCAAAGAGGGGATCAGCCACCTGTGTCTGGCGATCCTCGACCGAGGAGACACCGCGGTCGTCCCCGACCCGTGTTATCCGATCCACGAGGGCGCCCCGGCCATCGCGGGCGCGGCGGTCAAGGGCTACCTGGTCAGCGAGGGGCTCGAGCCGGCGAAGGCCGTAGCCGACTCGATTCAAGCGCTCGAGAAGGCGGGCGGCAGCGTGAAGCTCGTGATCGCCAACTACCCGCACAACCCCACCGGCGTCGTCATCTCGAAGCCGGCGCTCGCGGAGCTCTTGCGGGTCGTCCAGCGGTCGGGCGCCATGCTGCTGCACGACGCGGCCTACGCCGACTTCGATTTTTCAGTGCGGCACGCCCCGAGCATCTTCGACTGCGGCATCGACTCGGCGGAGGTGAAGAAATTTGCGGTCGAGGTCTTCTCGATGTCGAAGAGCTACAACATGCCGGGTTGGCGCATCGCCTACATGGTCGGCAACGCGCGCATGCTCGCGGCGCTCTCGCACCTCAAGACGTACATGGACTACGGCACGTTCATCCCGCTGCAGTTCGCGGCGGCCTGGGCGCTCGAGCACGGTGATCACCTGGTGGACGAGATCCGCGAGCTGTATCGCTCGCGGGCAACGGCGCTTGCTCAGGGGCTCGTCAAGGCCGGCTGGGGCGACGTGCCCGAGCCGAGTGGAACGATGTTCGTGTGGGCCAAGCTGCCACGGCAGCTCGCCGAAAAAACCGCGCTCGAGACCACCAGCTGGTTGATCGAAAACGCACACGTCGCCGTCTCGCCGGGCACCGGTTTTGGTCCTGGTGGCACCGGCTTCGTGCGCTTTGCGTTGATCGAAGATCCGCCGCGTGTCGACGAAGCCTGTCGACGCATCGGCGCTGCGCTCGCCAAGCTGTGA